DNA from Variovorax sp. V213:
TCGTGAACACGATCCGCGGCATCCTGAAGGTCGTGGCTGTCAAGGCACCTGGCTTCGGCGACCGCCGCAAGGCCATGCTCGAAGACATCGCCATCCTGACGGGCGGCAAGGTCATCGCTGAAGAAGTGGGCCTGACGCTCGAAAAGGTGACGCTGGCCGACCTCGGCCAAGCCAAGCGCATCGAAGTGGGCAAGGAAAACACCATCATCATCGACGGTTCGGGCGCTGCGGCCGACATCGAAGCCCGCGTGAAGCAAGTGCGCGTGCAGATCGAAGAAGCCACGAGCGACTACGACCGTGAAAAGCTGCAAGAGCGCGTGGCCAAGCTGGCCGGCGGCGTTGCAGTGATCAAGGTCGGCGCTGCCACCGAAGTCGAAATGAAGGAAAAGAAGGCTCGCGTCGAAGACGCCCTGCACGCCACCCGCGCTGCAGTGGAAGAAGGCGTGGTTGCTGGTGGCGGCGTGGCTCTGCTGCGTGCCAAGCAAGCCGTGGGCGACTCGATCAAGGGCGAAAACGCCGACCAGGACGCCGGCATCAAGCTGGTGCTCAAGGCGATCGAAGCCCCCCTGCGCGAAATCGTGAACAACGCCGGCGGCGAAGCCTCGGTGGTCGTGAACGCTGTGCTGGCCGGCAAGGGCAACTACGGCTTCAACGCTGCCAACGACACGTACGGCGACATGCTCGAACTGGGCATCCTGGACCCGACGAAGGTCACCCGTACCGCGCTGCAGAACGCAGCATCGGTGTCCTCGCTGCTGCTGACGACCGAAGCCATGGTCGCAGACGCACCGAAGGATGAAGCCGGTGCCGGCGGCGGCATGCCCGACATGGGTGGCATGGGCGGCATGGGCGGCATGGGCATGTAATGCCCGGCTGAGCTCTACTGCTCACCAAAACGAAAGGGGCCGCGCAAGCGGCCCTTTTTCATTGCGCGCTACGTTGATCGAAACTGGTCGCGCAGCGCCATGTAGAGCACCTGGAACCGCGCATGGCGCGCCTTGTGACCCTCGCCTCCTTCGGACGAAGGCGTCAACTGCTGCTTGACCGGTGGCAGCGTACATACCTCGGCCACGGTGCCACCGTCGGCCAGCCACGCAAGGCGCGCTGCGCCGAGTGCCCCACCCATCTCGCTGCCCGCGTACAGCGTGAGCGGCACCTGGAAGATGTCGGCCAGCAATTGGCCCCACCACACACTGCGCGCACCGCCGCCAACCAGCGCGACTTCGCGCAGCGGCATGTCAGCGGGCAGGCGCAAGGTGTCGAAGCCGTCGCGCAGTCCGAAGCTCACGCCTTCGACCACGGCATAGGCGATTTCCGCCGGTCCCTGCGCATGCGTCAATCCGAACAGCACGCCCTGCGCATTGGGGTTGTTGTGCGGCGAGCGCTCACCCGACAGGTACGGCAGGAACAACGGGCACAGCTCGCGTTGCGCGGGCTCGACCGACGCCGCCGCTTCGAGCAGCGCGGCCTCGTCGGTGAACTTGAACGCCTTGGCGGCCCAGCTCACCGCGCTTGCGGCCGAGAGCATCACCGACATCTGGTGCCAGCGCTTCGGCAGCGCGTGGCAAAACGCATGCATCGCCTGCGCGGGGTTCGGCAGAAAGCGGTCGGTCGAGACGAACACCACGCCCGAGGTGCCGAGCGAGACGAAGCCCTGCCCGGGTTCCACCAAGCCCATGCCGACGGCGCTGGCGGCGTTGTCGCCCGCGCCGCCCGCAATCAGCACAGTCCCGCTTCCGACGCCCCAGCGCGCAGCCAACTCGGGTTTGAGCTGCGCCGACACCTCGCTGCCCTCCACCAGCCGCGGCATGTGGTCGCGCGTGAGCCCCGTGGCCGCGAGCAGCTCGTCGGACCAGTCGCGCGCGCCGACGTCGAGCCACAGCGTGCCGGCCGCATCGGACATCTCGCTGACGGCCTCACCGCTGAGCATGAAGCGCAGCCAGTCTTTCGGCAGCAGCACGCGCGCCGTGCGGTTGAAGATTTCAGGCTCGTGCTCGCGCACCCACAGCAGCTTGGGCGCGGTGAAGCCAGGCATCGCGATGTTGCCCGCGATCTCGCCCAGGCGTGGCACGGCGCGCGTGAGCGCCTCGCACTGCGCGCCGCTGCGCCCGTCGTTCCAGAGGATGGCGGGCCGCAGCACCTCGCCCGCCGCATCGAGCAGCGTGGCGCCGTGCATCTGGCCCGACAGGCCGATGGCACGCACGGCCGACAGCGCGTGGGAGTGCGTCTCCCGCAGCTGCGCCATGACCTGCTCCAAAGCCTGCCACCACTGGCTCGGCGCCTGCTCCGACCAGAGCGGTTGCGGCCGATCGACCGTGAGCGGTGCGCGTGCCACGCCGACGATGCGGTGGTCGTCGGCGAGCAGCAGCGCCTTGAGCTCGGACGTGCCGAGGTCGAGTCCCAGGTACAAGATGGTGCTCCCTGATTGCGCCTTGAAAGCGGGGCGTCTCGACCTCAGCCGAAGCGCGTGTCGGCCTGGCGCCGGAACTCGCTCGGGGTCATGCCCTTGATTTCGAGGAAACGCCGATTGAAGTTGGCGACGTTGTTGAAGCCGACCTGATAGCAGATGTCGGTCACGTAGTGGTCGGTCTGCATCAGCAGATGACAGGCGCTGTTGATGCGCACGCGGTTGACGAAGTCGGTAAAGCTGTTGCCCGTGGAGCGCCGGAAGAAGCGGCTGAAGCGGCTCTCGCTCATGCCGAGCTCGGCCGCCACGTCGGACATCGAGATGGACTCTGCCAGGTTGGCGGTGATGCGGTTGACGATGCCGTTGATCTGGTCGACCTGCGCATCGCCATCGGCGCCGTGTGCCCCCTGCATCTGCACACTCGACAGCAGCCGGTAGTCGGTGCATTGCGCCAGGTCGGCCATGAACTCGAGGAACAGGCCGAGCCGGCGCGTGCCGCGCGCGGCCTTGATGTTGTCCCAGTGCGTTTGCGCCTGCTGCGACATGCCGAAGAACTCGATGCCGTGCCGCGCCCGTTCGAACAGCTGCATCACCTCGCGCAACTCAGGAATCTCGGCCGCCGCGCGTTCGATGGGCTCGTGGCGAAACTGGATCACCCGGTCGCGCCCCGCGGCGCCGCCTTCGGGCACATCGAGCGAGATCCAGTTGTGCGGCAGCCGTGGCCCGCAGAGCACCAGGTGCCCGGGCTGGAACGGCCCGATCCAGTCGCCGATGAAGGCCTTGCCCGAGGTCTCGGTGATCAGGTGCAGCTCGTAGTCTTCATGAAAGTGCCAGCGCACCAGCGGGCTCGGGAAGCCGTGCGCCAGACAGCGCACCAGGCCGGTTTCAGGGGCCTCGTAGCCCAGCGACGGCGAGCGCGCAATGTCGCGTTCGAGCTCAGGTTGGCGCTGACGTGGAATCGAGCGTTTGCGTGTGGACGTGGTCATGGCAGCACGGGGTCAGGACCGGGAAGCGACGGCTCCATTGTCTTCCTGCGCCAGCGCGGCGCGAACCGCTTCGAGCGTGGGTGGATCGGCCCCTTCGCGGGTGCAGTTCAGGGCGGCCGCCGTGGCGGCGAAGCGCATCACCTGGCGCCAGGCTTCATCCGCCAGCTGGCCGAGCTGGGCCGGGTGCTCGACACCGTGCGCGAGCAGCGCCACCGAAAGGCCCGCCGTGAAGGTGTCGCCCGCACCGATGGTGTCGACCACCTCGACGCGCGGCGCCGCCACGGTGAGCGGGTCGTGCCCCGTCCTCCAGAGCGTGGCGCCCGCGCCGCCGCGCGTGACGATCACCGCATGCGCGCCGGCTCGCAGGCACTGCGCCGCCAGTTCGTCGACCGGCTGGCCCGGTGCCAGCAGTTCGGCATCCTCGTCGCTGAGCTTGACCAGGTCGGCCATTGCAAACCAGTCCATGATGCGCACGCGGTACTCCGCCATGTAGGAAATCAGGCTCGGCCGCACGTTGGGGTCGAACACGATCACGCGCCGCCCCGCGTTGGCCGTGACCAGTTCGGCGATGCGCGTGGCCGCCGGCTCCTGCAGCAGCGAGATGGAACCGAAATGAAGGAAGCGGCAGTCCGCCGGCAACTGGGGCAGCGGCTCGGGCGCCCAGGTCGCGTCGGCGCTGCCGCGCGTGTAGAACGCATAGCGGTTGGTCTGCGGCGTCCGCTCGACAAAGGCCAGGGTCGAGGGCGCGTTGCTGCGCAGGATGAAGCTGGTGTCCACGCCGTTGCGCTCGAGAAAACGCATCAGCCGCTCGCCGAACAGGTCGGTCGACAGCTGGGTGAGAAAACCGGTGGGCTGGCCGAGGCGCGCGCAGGCAACGGCGGTATTGAGCGGCGAGCCGCCCTCGTGGCCCAGGAAGGCCAGCGTGCCAGCCTCGCTGGCGGTGAAATCGATCAGGGCTTCGCCCGTGAGTGCAATGCGCATGGTTCTCGGATTCTCTTCTTTCAGGACAAGGCGCGCGCGTCGGCCAGGAAACCGCGCTCGGCGGCCAGCGTGGCGGGATGATCGAGCAGTTCGGCAAACAGGCGCGGCGGAATCGTGATTGCCCCCACGCCCAACCCCAGCAACGAAAGATAGGCCTCGCGCGAGCGGATGCTCGCCACCAGGAGGCGCGTGCCGGACGAAGGCCGCTGCGCCACCAGGCCCTGCATCTGCGCGATCAGCGCCAGCCCGTCGATGCCGGCATCTTCGAGCCGTCCCAGGTAAGGCGCCGCATACGCCGCGCCCAGCTGTGCTGCAAAGTGCGCCTGCTCGGGGGCATAGACGGCAGTCCACGTGACGGGTACGCCCTGCGCAATGAGCCGCGCGCCGGCATCGAGGCCCTGGCGCGTGGCGGGAATCTTCACGACCAGCTGGCCCGGGTCGAAGTGCGACAGCAAAGCCTGCGCGTCTTCGAGCATGCCGCCGACCTCGCTCGAATACACCTGCGCCTGCACCTGCCGTGCGCCCAGATCGATGCAGCGTTTCAGCAAGCCGGGCACTTCACCGCGGCCGATGCCCGCGCGCTGCAGCAACGTCGGGTTGGTTGTCACGCCGTGCACCACCGGATGCGGCAGGCAGGCCTGCAATTCAGCCAGATCGGCGCTGTCGAGGTACAGATGGAAATCTTCGTTCATGGATTGCGCGCCGGAAAGAAGCAGGCCTTCATTTCAACTCATGACATTGCCGCCATCGACATTCAAGGTCTGCGCCGTGATGTAGCGCGCCTCGTCGCTGGCAAGAAAGACCGCCGCGCCTGCGACATCCGCCGGCACGCCCATTCGGCCGAGCGGTACCTCCAGGCCCACGCGGCGCTTCTTCTCTCCGGGCGCCAGCCCTTCGGCCTTGGCGAACAGGCTGTCGACATGGTCCCACATCGGCGTGTCGACCACACCAGGTGCAATGCCGTTGACGCGAATGCCGTGCGGCGCCATGGCCAGCGCCGCACTCTGGGTATAGCTGATGACCGCGGCCTTGGTCGCGCAGTAGTGCGACACCAGCGCCTCGCCGCGCCGGCCCGCCTGCGAAGCCATGTTGATGACCGACGCGCCCTGCGTGCCGGCCTCGACCATGTGGCGCAGCACGGCCTGCATCACGAAGAACATGCCCTTCACGTTGACGGCAAAGAGCCTGTCGAACGAGGCCTCGTCGCTGTCGAGCAGCGGCGCGAGGTCGAACACGGCGGCGTTGTTGAACAGCGTATGGATGGGGCCGAAAGCGACCTGCGCCTCGGCCAGCATGTGCGCAATGGCCTGCGTGTCGGTCACGTCGGCCGCGATGTAGGCGAGCTTGTCGGGGTGTTGCTGCTGCAGCGCCCGCACCGCCTCGGGTGCCGCCACCGCGCGGTCGACCACGCTGCAGCGCGCACCCTCCGCAATACAGGCCTCGGCCACGGCCAGACCGATGCCGCCACCGGCGCCGGTCAGCAGCACGTGGCGGTTCTTCAGACGTTCGCTCATATCGTTGCTCCTGGATTCACAAAATTTGCCACACGCCCGCTCGCGCCGCGCACGGCGTCGATCAGTCGCGCATCGCCCGCGATGGGCCCCCACAGTCCGGCGTCCGAACACAGCGCGAGCACCGGATCGGCGGCGTCGCAGATGGCGTGCGCCACGGCCTCGTCCACACCCTGGTCCTGGTAGGCATAGGGCAATGCCCCGCGATGCCAGAGTTGCAGGAAGGCCAGGAAAAGCGCTGGCAGCATCGCGACGCTGTCGATCGGCTGCCCCGCGGCGAGCCGCTCGCGCACCGTGGGCGCAATGAAACCCGGAATCTTCGAAAAGCCATCCGCCGCCACGCGCTGGTTGGTGTCGCGGATCGCGGGGTTGCCGAAGCGGTCGAGCACCACGTCCCGATAGGCCGCAAGGTCGATCGGGCTTGGGCTGAGGCACGGGATCACGTCGTCGGTCACGTAGTCGTAGGCCATCTTGCGGATCGCCGCGTGGTGCGTGCCTTCGTGGATGAAGCCCAGCCCGGCCAGCGTGCCGGCCCAGGCAATGCAGCTGTGCGTGGCGTTGAGGATGCGGATCTTGGCTTCCTCATAGGGCTGCACCGAATCGACCAGTTCCACGCCCACGCGGCCCCAGTCGGGGCGCCCGGCCGCGAAGTTGTCCTCGATCACCCATTGGATGAAGCTCTCGCCCGTGATCGCGGCCGCATCGTCGCGCCCGGTGGCAGCCTGTACCCGAGCACGCAGCTCCGGTGGCGGTCGCGGCGTGATGCGGTCGACCATCGCATTCGGGCAGGCGGTGTTCGCCTGCACCCAGGCGAGCAGCTCGGCATCGTCGGCGCGCTCGATGAACTCGAGCAGCCCGGCACTGAAGCGGTCGCCGTTGTGGCGCAGGTTGTCGCAGTTCAGCAGCGTCACGGCGCCGGCCCGCGCGGACTTGCGTGCACGCAGGATCGCGCAGACGGCGCCGTAGATGGTCACGCCTTCGCCGCCGGCCTCGCCGCGGCGCGCACGCTCGATGTCGGCCGCAAGATCGCCGAAAGACAGGTCCAGCTTGCCCTTGGTGTCGAGGTAGTAGCCCGCCTCGGTCACGGTGAAAGACACGATGCGCGTGGACGGCGCCGCGCCGCGCGCGATCACCGCGGCCAGCGAGCGCTCCCAAGGCAGCACTTCGCGAATGGCTTCGATCTGCTCGTAGCGGTACTCGCCCGCGGGCGACACGGTTTCGAGGGTGTAGCGTCCGCCCTGCGCCTGAAGAGCCGCAACTACCTCCGCCATGTCGGGCCGGATGTTGGCGCCCGAGAGCGACCAGCGGGTGTCGCCCGCGTCGATCAGCCGCTGAAGGTAGACGGCCTGGTGGGCCCGGTGGAACGAGCCGAGTCCAAGGTGAAGCACCGTGAACTCCGAAAGAACCGGTGGAGTGGGCGCAAGAGGCGCTGCTGCAAGGGTCACGGTAAATGTCCGGAAGAGAAAAGAGAAATCAGGCGGAGACCGCGCGGCCTTCGCGGTTGAACAGATGCAGCACCGAGGGATCGAGCTCCACCGCCACGTCATCGCCCGCATGCAGCGGCGTGCGCTCGTTCTGGCGCGCGATCAGCGGCACGCCGCCCACGTCGACGTGGATCAGCGTGTCGGCGCCGAGCGCCTCGATCAGCTCGACGCGCCCGGGTACGCCCGCAACAGCGGCCTGGTTCGGATGCACGCGCAGGCCTTCGGGCCGAACGCCCAGGAAACCGTCGTTCGGCAGGCGTCCGCCGGTGGCGGCGGAAAAACTCGGAATCGCGCTCGCCGCCACCATGTTCATCGACGGCATGCCGATGAACTGCGCGACGAACTGGTTGGCCGGATGGTCATAGAGTTCAAGCGGCGTGCCGACCTGTTCGATGAGACCGTCCCTGAGCACCACCACGCGATCGGCCAGCGTCATGGCCTCGACCTGGTCGTGCGTCACGTAGATGGTGGTGGCGCCGAGCGAGCGGTGCAGCTTGTGGATCTCGACGCGCGTGTTGCCGCGCA
Protein-coding regions in this window:
- a CDS encoding L-iditol 2-dehydrogenase; this translates as MSERLKNRHVLLTGAGGGIGLAVAEACIAEGARCSVVDRAVAAPEAVRALQQQHPDKLAYIAADVTDTQAIAHMLAEAQVAFGPIHTLFNNAAVFDLAPLLDSDEASFDRLFAVNVKGMFFVMQAVLRHMVEAGTQGASVINMASQAGRRGEALVSHYCATKAAVISYTQSAALAMAPHGIRVNGIAPGVVDTPMWDHVDSLFAKAEGLAPGEKKRRVGLEVPLGRMGVPADVAGAAVFLASDEARYITAQTLNVDGGNVMS
- a CDS encoding transaldolase family protein, whose translation is MNEDFHLYLDSADLAELQACLPHPVVHGVTTNPTLLQRAGIGRGEVPGLLKRCIDLGARQVQAQVYSSEVGGMLEDAQALLSHFDPGQLVVKIPATRQGLDAGARLIAQGVPVTWTAVYAPEQAHFAAQLGAAYAAPYLGRLEDAGIDGLALIAQMQGLVAQRPSSGTRLLVASIRSREAYLSLLGLGVGAITIPPRLFAELLDHPATLAAERGFLADARALS
- the groL gene encoding chaperonin GroEL (60 kDa chaperone family; promotes refolding of misfolded polypeptides especially under stressful conditions; forms two stacked rings of heptamers to form a barrel-shaped 14mer; ends can be capped by GroES; misfolded proteins enter the barrel where they are refolded when GroES binds), with the translated sequence MAAKDVVFGGEARARMVEGVNILANAVKVTLGPKGRNVVLERSFGAPTVTKDGVSVAKEIELKDKLQNMGAQLVKEVASKTSDNAGDGTTTATVLAQAIVREGFKLVAAGMNPMDLKRGIDKAVTALVAELKKASKPTTTSKEIAQVGSISANSDETIGQLIADAMDKVGKEGVITVEDGKSLDSELDVVEGMQFDRGYLSPYFINNPEKQSALLDNPFVLLFDKKISNIRDLLPTLEQVAKAGRPLLIIAEEVEGEALATLVVNTIRGILKVVAVKAPGFGDRRKAMLEDIAILTGGKVIAEEVGLTLEKVTLADLGQAKRIEVGKENTIIIDGSGAAADIEARVKQVRVQIEEATSDYDREKLQERVAKLAGGVAVIKVGAATEVEMKEKKARVEDALHATRAAVEEGVVAGGGVALLRAKQAVGDSIKGENADQDAGIKLVLKAIEAPLREIVNNAGGEASVVVNAVLAGKGNYGFNAANDTYGDMLELGILDPTKVTRTALQNAASVSSLLLTTEAMVADAPKDEAGAGGGMPDMGGMGGMGGMGM
- the dalD gene encoding D-arabinitol 4-dehydrogenase yields the protein MLHLGLGSFHRAHQAVYLQRLIDAGDTRWSLSGANIRPDMAEVVAALQAQGGRYTLETVSPAGEYRYEQIEAIREVLPWERSLAAVIARGAAPSTRIVSFTVTEAGYYLDTKGKLDLSFGDLAADIERARRGEAGGEGVTIYGAVCAILRARKSARAGAVTLLNCDNLRHNGDRFSAGLLEFIERADDAELLAWVQANTACPNAMVDRITPRPPPELRARVQAATGRDDAAAITGESFIQWVIEDNFAAGRPDWGRVGVELVDSVQPYEEAKIRILNATHSCIAWAGTLAGLGFIHEGTHHAAIRKMAYDYVTDDVIPCLSPSPIDLAAYRDVVLDRFGNPAIRDTNQRVAADGFSKIPGFIAPTVRERLAAGQPIDSVAMLPALFLAFLQLWHRGALPYAYQDQGVDEAVAHAICDAADPVLALCSDAGLWGPIAGDARLIDAVRGASGRVANFVNPGATI
- a CDS encoding ABC transporter ATP-binding protein, with the protein product MAYLQLKDIKKSFGDVNIIKGVDLEIQKGEFIVFVGPSGCGKSTLLRLIAGLEPITSGNLLLDGKDITWAPSGKRDLAMVFQSYALYPHMSVYDNMSFALKLAGVPKSEIKTKVEYAAKTLNLTQYLDRTPKDLSGGQRQRVAIGRAIVRAPKVFLFDEPLSNLDAALRGNTRVEIHKLHRSLGATTIYVTHDQVEAMTLADRVVVLRDGLIEQVGTPLELYDHPANQFVAQFIGMPSMNMVAASAIPSFSAATGGRLPNDGFLGVRPEGLRVHPNQAAVAGVPGRVELIEALGADTLIHVDVGGVPLIARQNERTPLHAGDDVAVELDPSVLHLFNREGRAVSA
- a CDS encoding carbohydrate kinase, yielding MRIALTGEALIDFTASEAGTLAFLGHEGGSPLNTAVACARLGQPTGFLTQLSTDLFGERLMRFLERNGVDTSFILRSNAPSTLAFVERTPQTNRYAFYTRGSADATWAPEPLPQLPADCRFLHFGSISLLQEPAATRIAELVTANAGRRVIVFDPNVRPSLISYMAEYRVRIMDWFAMADLVKLSDEDAELLAPGQPVDELAAQCLRAGAHAVIVTRGGAGATLWRTGHDPLTVAAPRVEVVDTIGAGDTFTAGLSVALLAHGVEHPAQLGQLADEAWRQVMRFAATAAALNCTREGADPPTLEAVRAALAQEDNGAVASRS
- the xylB gene encoding xylulokinase, with product MYLGLDLGTSELKALLLADDHRIVGVARAPLTVDRPQPLWSEQAPSQWWQALEQVMAQLRETHSHALSAVRAIGLSGQMHGATLLDAAGEVLRPAILWNDGRSGAQCEALTRAVPRLGEIAGNIAMPGFTAPKLLWVREHEPEIFNRTARVLLPKDWLRFMLSGEAVSEMSDAAGTLWLDVGARDWSDELLAATGLTRDHMPRLVEGSEVSAQLKPELAARWGVGSGTVLIAGGAGDNAASAVGMGLVEPGQGFVSLGTSGVVFVSTDRFLPNPAQAMHAFCHALPKRWHQMSVMLSAASAVSWAAKAFKFTDEAALLEAAASVEPAQRELCPLFLPYLSGERSPHNNPNAQGVLFGLTHAQGPAEIAYAVVEGVSFGLRDGFDTLRLPADMPLREVALVGGGARSVWWGQLLADIFQVPLTLYAGSEMGGALGAARLAWLADGGTVAEVCTLPPVKQQLTPSSEGGEGHKARHARFQVLYMALRDQFRST
- a CDS encoding AraC family transcriptional regulator, with translation MTTSTRKRSIPRQRQPELERDIARSPSLGYEAPETGLVRCLAHGFPSPLVRWHFHEDYELHLITETSGKAFIGDWIGPFQPGHLVLCGPRLPHNWISLDVPEGGAAGRDRVIQFRHEPIERAAAEIPELREVMQLFERARHGIEFFGMSQQAQTHWDNIKAARGTRRLGLFLEFMADLAQCTDYRLLSSVQMQGAHGADGDAQVDQINGIVNRITANLAESISMSDVAAELGMSESRFSRFFRRSTGNSFTDFVNRVRINSACHLLMQTDHYVTDICYQVGFNNVANFNRRFLEIKGMTPSEFRRQADTRFG